The genome window CAGCTGGTTACGGTGCCTTCCAATACAGGAATGACTAATGAACCACACGCACCGGTCACGGCGGATAGGTGGGTCTCACCGCCCCCACACGCACACCCGTGATCGACGTGTATTTTGTGTGGCTCGTCGTTTTGCTGTGTCCTCCCTTGTGCTTTTAGACTTTTTTGAGCCAACGGACAACCCAATACGAACACATTGACttcattttttcaatgatattttgACCATTGGATTTGAAACGAGAACTAATCtcagctataaaaaaaaagtaattgtgGGTGCGGTTGAATTTAGCTTGTATagattcatcaatttttttccatccataatttagatttttttaaaaaaaaccaaagactatcttatttatatttatatatgaatatatacaAAGAGAGTGTGCGTTGATGAGTGGCTGGATTCAACCATAGTttaataaactatttataaaatcgaaaatctcttttatttaatatctttgAATATGTGTTTTGTAATGTGGATTTGATGTTTGAATATGTGTTTTGTAATGTGGTGTTTTAtgcttttgaattgaaaatatattaaaaaagtattttttaaaaacatttattttaacacattaaaattattgaaaatcacaaaaaaaacatgaatttaatatattttcatgtaataaataatttgaaaaatattgaaaaaaaaatgctatgcTAAATAGCAACAGAAAGAGAAAGTGAGTGTACGTAATAAAAGATAACGAAGAAAATGAAACAACAaggataataaataattttttttttaattttaaagaaactcgttcataaattttaatttttgggaaaataaattaatagaagATTGATGAATATATATGGACGATGATAAAGTAATGCGCTCATAACCCCCTCTGGACCGACGCGTCTCACAAGCGTGTTACGAGCACAGGCATGAAGTGATGCCTTGATTTAATCATATTCTTTTCTCGTGTTATGATATCGTTAACAAAAATAAGTAGCTTTGTTGCTTTCtttgtgatctcaggttcgagttcTATGATTACTTATATGATAGTtattggaggcttatatggtcgttaacttcagggtccgtgagattagtcgaggtacacgcaaactggcccggacacccatattaaactaaaaaaaaaaagtagctttGTGTTTCACTCTCTGTCGTgatataaatgaaataaattaatggttttttgcCATTCTCgagcaaaattattaaatttgttacTGGAGTAATAAAATCCTTTTCTCATGTCCAATTTATTATCATACAAGAgacaactcattttttttcaatttcattcattaatattaaattagctAGAAACTGAGTTtcttaaatgaataaaaatttaagatttcacagtttgcaaatttgaaaaattaacttagATTTAGAAAGTTCACTCaagttggtttgtttttttcttcatcttctcgagctcgtgtttatttttagtttcattatTTAGCATCTATCTAGTTGAATATTGGgctatactattttttttatctgctctCTATATGATTTATCATCGATTCTGAAAATGACTcgagttatttcatgtttttttatttgtcgttATTTGTTAaagttagatttttaaaattaattaattataagcaCTCGATGttcacttcatgatattttatttggtttagtttttgaattgttacccCAACAACGAGTGTAGCCTAATTGAAATCACAATGACGTTTGAATTGTCtcggtaaatttttttaatggtggaGTGATGTGCACGATAGAATGACAATAAGTCTCcgatgagtttttatttattctcaTCGTGAGTATGatatttacaatttatttttctagttaatcattattaatttttttattcaatttatttaatgtcaatggttttttttaatcatattattgtttattaaatataGTTTATTAAGCAAGCCTTTTTTAAGTAGTGATTTCACTTTCATCTTCCCTTTCATCACCAAAGAgtcttatttatatttatgtatGAATATATACAAAGAGAGTGTGCGTTGATGAGTGGCTGGATTCAACCATAGTttaataaactatttataaaatcgaaaatctcttttatttaatatcttgaTCAAACTAATAAGTTgttataataaataatcaatagcatatttgtttcaaaattttaagaaatttatctTAGAAAATCATAAGAAAGCCACAATCAAGGATTAAACCTgtttctttttagcttttagtttcgtatatttttataaaaatatattagaattaaGGAAGATTTGATTGTTTGAATATGTGTTTTGTAATGTGGTGTTTTAtgcttttgaattgaaaatatattaaaaaaatatttttttaaaaaatttattttaacacattaatattattgaaaatcacaaaaaaacatgaatttaatatattttcatgtaataaataatttgaaaaatattgaaaaaaaactgctATGCTAAATAGCAACAAAAAGAGAAAGTGAGTGTATGTAATAAAAGATAACGAAGAAAATGAAACAACAaggataataaataattttttttttaattttaaagaaactcgttcataaattttaattgttgggaaaataaattaatagaagATTGATGAATATATATGGACGATGATAAAGTAATGCGCTCAGAACCCTCTCTGGACCGACGCGTCTCACAAGCGTGTTCCGAGCACAGGCATGAAGTGATGCCTTGATTAATCATATTCTTTTCTCGTGTTATGATATCGTTAACAAAAATAAGTAGCTTTGTGTTTCACTCTCTGTCGTgatataaatgaaataaattgatggttttttgCCATTCTCgagcaaaattattaaatttattattggagtaataaaatccttttcttatgtccaatttatttcattcatcaatattaaattagttagaaattgagtttcttaaatgaataaaaatttaaaattccaCAGTTTACAAATTTGAGAAATTAACTTAGGTTTAAAAAGTTCACTCaagttggtttgtttttttcttcgtcTTCTCGAGCTcgtgtttatttttagtttcattatTTAGTGTCTATCTAGTTGAATATTGAgctatactattttttttatctgctctCTATATGATTTATCATCGATTCTGAAaatgactcgagttattttatgtttttttatttgtcgttATTTGTTAaagttagatttttaaaattaattaattataagcaCTCAATGttcacttcatgatattttatttagtttacttTCCGAATTGTTACCCTAACAACGAGTGTAGCCTATTTCAAATCACAATGGCGTTTGAATTGTCTCGGTAAATTGTTTTAATGGTGGAGTGATGTGCACGATGGAATGACAACAAGTCTCcgatgagtttttatttattttcatcgtGAGTATAATattgacaatttatttttctagttaatcattattaatttttttattcaatttatttaatgtcaatggtttttttaatcatattattatattaagcAAGCTTATTAAATATAGTTTATTAAGCAAGCTTTTTTTAAGTAGTGATTTCACTTTCATCTTCCCTTTCATCACCCTCTATAACTGTGTCCTTGGATTTCGCAAGGGAGTACACGTGGAGTCCCGATCCCTAATACCTCACAAGCTAGTACTCTAAGACGTAGAGCTCCCATTTCGGTATAAATTACGATTTCATTTTCATGTGAATGGTACCGACGCCGTAGCAATACCTAACGTCTTTTCATGCGATGTGATTcttgtgattttctttattcACCAGATACGTATAGATAAGTAAATACATGAGAGTAATTTGAGAAGAATTGAAGTACCATTGGACCTTTTTCCCTAGGTTGTTTCATGGCCGTggaattctttttcttcaaaaaaaacaaaaatttaaataggaaaaaaactcatattaCAAAATTACCACGGGTGAAGTATTGGGTTACAGGGTTGGgattgtttgagattgtggttgcggtttaaaatgcttttcgcttagaaacgcattaaaatgatatatttttttattttttaaaaattaattttgaaatcagcacaccaaaacaatctgaaaatatgaaaaaaattgaaatttttagaaacgctctataaatatttttattaaaattatgatgcttcattttttcttttcttattagtGTTGATCTTGTCGAGTTTGGATGAGGTTTAGtcaaattaattagttattgaaaaCGTGATTGAATTAACCAAATATCTTGtttaatgcaattaaaaaatcaattgaagtatgatattaaattttaaaattcaatcataTGCTGGAGATAGAATCTTGCCCAACAAACATGGGCCCATCTAAGATCCCATGAGTTGAATGGAAGTTGAGCAAAGAGTATTTTACtgtcatgaaaaaacaaaatcctgaCCGACAAGCGGTCAagttagattgttttgatgtttcagCAGCTATGTGTTGAGTGTTACTGTGGCGGAGACAACGAGCTTACTACAAATGCCAAACAATAGACGATGACGAGATAAATAGAATTGTTGACGTGGAATGACGTTTTGCTTTGTGATTGTTCAATGGTCCTATGCTGTCGTTCGTTTGATCGgaatagataataataattttttaaagtattttttatttaaaaatatatttttaatgttttaaaattatttttgatattaagacatcaaaataatataaaaatattaaaaaaataaaattttttaaaatttttttaaaaatatttttaaaacacaaaaataaataaatcttagtGATAAAGTGCtcaacaaagatttttcaagctttaaaattataatttctattatatatataattaaaaaattaatcttgttAAGACTTCTTTAGATTTTACAAAGTTACAAGTTATCCTCTAgtcacttgattttttcttgatcgaacgtgttttttaaaataattttttatttaaaaatatattaatatatatatatatatatatatatatataatttttttacatataaacatatcaaaatcattagaaaaataataataaaaacattgatttagtattttttttaaagttaaaaacactcttgaaaaacactaaaataaaaacactctcATACACACTAAGAAATGTTTGAAATTATGGTGCACAATGCTTTTTAGAATagttttttacttcaaatacattattttttttctgttaaaattaacacattaaaattataaaaaaatattaaaaaaattaatttaatatctttttaaactataaatagTTTTGGAAAGTTCCTACAGCGGGTAACGGCTAGGCTCTCTAGTTTATTTCCAGAGCCGAACCCACCTTCATAGCGCAGCCTAAAAGCCCAATACCATATCGGCGAACAGAcccaaaaaaagaagcaaaagagCCCAATCATATCACTATAAAAAGCAAGCAACAGACATCGGTCTACTTTCTCTCCCACTTCTAATTTCTCTCTTCATTGAGTTCATTCTTCACTTCTTCACCATCGtcaaaagaaatccaaacaCTAGACACACTCTCACTCTCaaatctctcaattttttctgATCTCTCTTCGtgcttttttttggtttttaattttcgATTTCACTTCAATAACTAATCAATCAGTATGGGCAAAAACGTTGTTTCTGATGAAGGTAAGGAAAATCGCTAGCTCtaccctaaaaaccctaaaccggCCGTagtttagttttgtaatttgctAACGCATTTGCTGTTTGTGGTTTTGGTTTGGTGTGTTTTTGCAGATGAGGTGGAGTTCGAAGACGAAGAGAGAGAGCCTGTTGATGGAGATAGAATTGACCGCCGCCGCCAccacgacgacgacgacgacgaggATGGTTTGCACTTGCTTaacttttatgggttttttcttGGAGTTTTTCAGGTTTAATTCGAGTGGGTTTTTGTTAAGTTTTGGGTTActgggttttggtttttgtttctaGGGCTCTTTGCATGAGCTGtttatgatgtttattttgagggaaattattttttttggggaaaaatgggttttttgtttttgttggaagGGAAGTGCTGAATTGTGTTTAGGAATGCGTGATTTAGTTTTGTGGTTTTTGCGCAGAAGAAGGGCAGGATGAATATGAGAAGGATGATTTTATAGTGGATGATgttgaggaagaagaggaggcgGATGAAGAAGAGGAGAGGGCAGATAGTGATGAAGAGAGgctcaagaagaagaagaaaaagaagaaaaggtctGTTTCTCTTTACTTTCATTGTGTTTCTGTAGTTTTTCTATGGTATATAGAATGATAGGAATTTTTATGACTGAGTGATGGACAATGGATTACGAGTTGTTTTATTGGcaattgtggtttaaaaaaatgggGCTATTGGTGTTAATGATGCTTGTTTCAATGCCCTCAGAGAAGCTGAGGATGTCCTTGATGAAGATGATTACGAGCTCCTGCGGGACAACAATGTGTACCATCATCGGCCAAAGGTTGTGAGCTTTGTAATGTTTCTCGTCGATAATATTGCAGGTCAATTCTTGCACTGTTTGTATAGATGAATAGTTTGGCTTATTATTATGAGAGCTTTGCTTAAAAATTATGTCAGGATAGCAAAAAATTCAAGCGTTTGAAGAAAGCTCAGAGGGATTCAGATGAGGACCTTTCTGATGACGAGTTTGATGGAAGCGGTAAAGGTGGGCGAACTGCTGAGGAGAAACTGAAGCGCAGCTTATTTGGTGATGATGAAGGCATGTGCATCCTGCTCCTGTTTTTCCAATTATGGTATTTTGTATACTGAGTGCTTGACATAGTAATCATGTCTTGCATTACCACAGGTGTTCCACTTGAGGATATGCCTGAAGAGGAGGAGCAAGAAGAAGTGGAAGAGGATGCAGACATTGGTGATGAGGATGAGATGGCTGATTTTATCgtggatgaagatgatgaggatGGAACTTTAGTGAGGTATGGCTTCCATTACCCATGCAATTCGTGTGGTTTATGTTACCTTATAAgtgtcttttaattattttgctcATCATGTAGACGCAAGaagctaaagaaaaagaaatctcgGCAGGCATCTGGAGCTTCATCTTCTGCTTTGCAAGAAGCTCAAGAAATATTTGGTGATGTTGATGAACTCATACAGATGCGCAAGCAAGGTTTAGAATCTAGTGAATGGAGAGAAAGGAGATTGGAAGATGAATTTGAACCAACTGTCCTATTTGAAAAATACATGACTGAGAAAGATGATCAGATTCGGATGATTGATATTCCAGAAAGAATGCAGGTTTTTTGACGCTTCTATTTTTGAGAAATTACTACTGTTTTGATTTCTCTCAGTTATCTTCATGCTGGCATCCGTTCTTcgctctttttatatttataggtaTCCGAGGAAAGCACTGGTCCTCCTCCATTGGATGATTTCAGCATACTGGAGGAGAGCAACTGGTTATATAGTCAGATTGCAAGCGGAACAGTACCTTTGTTTGCCAAGAATGGACTGTTTATAAACAAGGATGATGTTACCCGATTTTTGGAATTACATCACATTCAGAAGTTAGATGTtagtatgtgtgtgtatatatatataattttcgcatgttattttttgttgttttgatccaatttcACCTTAGTTTATTGACGTTCCATTCTTGATTTTAGATACCCTTCATTGCTATGTATCGGAAAGAGGAATGTTTAAGCCTGTTGAAAGATCCCGATCAACATGAAGACaatgaaaattatgatgacacTGATAAAAATCCCACATTCAAGTGGCACAAGGTAAGTAACTTATCATGGGATTGACACCTTTGTTTAGCTCCAGAGTGAAGCTCACACATCAGGagacataataaaatttttaggtTCTAAACATGCACACGGTTCCTTTTAGGTTCTTTGGGCCATCCAGGACTTGGACAGGAAGTGGCTACTTCTTCAGAAACGAAAGAGTGCCCTCAATTCATACTACAATAAGCGCTTTGAAGAAGAATCTCGACGGATATATGATGAAACGAGACTTAATTTAAATCAGCAGCTGTTTGAGTCAATTCTTAAATCACTGAAGACTGCTGAATCAGAAAGAGAGGTTGATGATGTCGATGCAAAATTTAACCTGCATTTTCCACCAGGTGAGGTTGGGGCTGATGAAGGACAGTACAAGAGGCCCATGCGGAGATCACAATACAGTATCTGTAGTAAGGCTGGCCTATGGGAAGTTGCAAGTAAATTTGGTTACAGTGCCGAGCAACTGGGAATGCAGTTATCTTTATTAAAGATGGTGAGTTTGCAGAGGCTAGTGATTGTTGATGTTTTTATGGAAGCATaacttttttgtttcatttgattTCAGGAGGACGAGTTGCAGGATGCCAAGGAAACACCAGAGGAGATGGCTTCGAATTTTACATGTGCAATGTTCGAAAGTCCCCAAACAGTTCTTAAAGGGGCTAGGCACATGGTATGAATCGATGCTTTTATTTTCCACATCTACAACTACAAAATGTTATACTGAATGATGCTTCATGAGGTCGAGTTTGAATATCcttcaaccatttttttgtGTATTCTTTCAGGCTGCAGTTGAGATAAGTTGTGAGCCCTGTGTCAGGAGATATGTCCGTTTCATTTTTATGGACAATGCTGTTGTGTCTACAAGTCCAACGGCAGATGGGAATGCTGCCATTGATTCCTTCCATCAGTTTGCGGGTGTCAAGTGGTTGCGTGAAAAGCCAATCAAGATGTTTGAGGATGCACAATGGCTCCTTATCCAAAAGGCTGAAGAGGAGAAACTTCTTCAAGTCACTGTTAAGCTTCCACAAAAAGTTATGGATCAATTGATTGAGGACTGTAATGGTCGCTACTTGAGTGTTGGTGTCAGTAAATATGCTCAACTGTGGAATGAGCAAAGGAGTTTGATACTGAAGGATGCACTCTTTGGTTTTTTGTTACCTTCAATGGAGAAAGAGGCTAGATCCTTGTTGGCTAGCAGAGCTAAAAACTGGTTGCTTTATGAATATGGGAAGGTTCTGTGGAATAAAGTCTCTGTGGGACCATATCAACGGAAAGAAAGTGATGTTTCCATGGACGATGAAGCTGCACCTAGGGTGATGGCCTGCTGTTGGGGTCCTGGAAAACCAGCAACTACTTTTGTGATGTTAGATTCATCTGGGGAGGTTTTAGATGTGCTTTACACTGGGTCCCTTACATTAAGATCTCAAAATGTTAATGATCAGCAACGCAAGAAAAATGATCAGCAACGTGTTCTGAAATTTATGACAGACCACCAACCTCACGTGGTGGTTCTGGGAGCTGCACACTTGTCTTGTACTAAACTGAAAGATGATATTTATGAGGTAAACAATAATGAACTTGTCCTcgaatcttgatattttttgcGAATAAATCATGTCTCAGATGCTGTGATTTTGTTATGTGTGTGCTGGACTGATTCATGccattgttatattattatgtaaAGTAGTTGAGATGCTGTCTATATGAACAAAATTTCCTGCTACCAGGGCAGTAAGAATTTCCCTGCTTCCAACATAGTGGATGCAGATGCTACCAGGTTTTAGGCAGATTTAATTGTTTAAGGAACACTTAGTTGTTAGAAGCTTTTATTTTGCTCCCAGACTTGTGAAATCTTTCCAAAGTATCTACTAATTAACACAGTGATCTACCTCAAAGTGTATGGCCATGAATGCTCCATATACCATTGCATTTGATCATCTGGGCCTTCTATGAGAAACCACGCAGAAGTTTATCACAAGTTCACATCGTTTTGATTGAGACATGAGGCTTTTCAGATATTTCTCTtcactatttttatcaaatGGTTTTCTCGATAGATATAGATATGGGATAAGGCACCGTTTGGGAGTGAGTTTCAACAtgcttttcttcaaaatttgaattttttttttgcttcagattattttttttagtgtttttgtatcgttttaatgtgttgatgtccaaaataaattttaaaaaataaaagaacattattttgatgtttttccaagcaaaaagcattttaaaaagcaaccattaccacactcccaaacaccctcAAAAAGTTCTCTTTTCTAAGCCTTGGAGTTGGAGCTAACATCTGTACACCTATGTTATGAAAAGCAAAGTATGTGAAGTCGTGAACCATAACAATTAACAAagaacttatttttctttcgaATGAAAGAAGACACATAAGATGTTATCATTTCCCTAGGTTTGGATTTATGGAAATTTTGTGGAATTAATATTGTAGCTCAATTTGGACGAGTGCCTGCAACCTGTTTGAAAATAAGCTGCTTAGCAGAAAATGATAACGAGATCACTACGTAATGTTAAAAGCAGTAGAAAAATGTTTAatctattaatttatcaaaaaaaaaaaggctgcaGGAAACCTTTTTTCCCCCTTGTTTTATTGCTGAAACTCTACTGTTACTGGTCTATTTTTTCCCAGTTGTCATATTTGGCCAATTTATTTGAGTTTGATGAGAGTAGAATTTTAGGTCCTTTTAGGGCACTGTAACAGATTACTTTCGAGATGTTTCTCTGGCAAATATGCTTAGAAGCAGGAGAAACTGTTGTACTggttttagtttctttgttCAAGAAGAAGGATCTCTCATTACCCCTCTTTCTCGTTATTCATCCTTCTCACATCACTTTTTACTGTTGACATTTTCAAAGCTTCATTGCAGCTCAAATCAACATTGATTCTGCTATGCTCTGTCTATAACTTGTTTTTGCGAGGAGTTCCTTTTTGCTTGAGTGTGTGCGGTTGTCATTTATAGTATTTATGTGATTCTCTTTAGTTCATTCTATCTGgtgcttattttatttcattccaCCTTTATCAGATTATCTTTAAAATGGTGGAGGAAAATCCTAGAGATGTTGGACATGAGATGGATGAACTGAGCGTTGTGTATGGGGACGAATCTCTCCCTCGTTTATATGAAAATTCTCGGATTTCTTCTGATCAACTACCTGGGCAGTCAGGTATGATATATTGTCTTGCTGCTGTTCTTAATCTTAAAAGTCCATTATTCATGCAGATAACCCTGTCTTCTCCTATGTTCTCAGGCATTGTTAAACGGGCTGTTGCTCTTGGCCGTTGTCTGCAAAATCCTTTGGCTATGGTTGCAACACTATGTGGTCCAGCCAGGGAGATTTTATCTTGGAAACTAAACCCTTTGGAGAACTTTCTTACCCCTGATGAGAAATACTTGGTGATTGAACAAGTTATGGTAGATGCCACAAACCAGGTGGGCCTTGACATTAATTTGGCCACAAGCCATGAATGGTTATTCGCTCCTTTGCAGTTCATTTCTGGGCTTGGACCTAGAAAGGCAGCATCTTTACAGAGGTCTCTAGTAAGAACTGGAGCGATTTTCACTCGCAAGGACTTTGTTACAGCTCACGGTCTTGGTAAAAAGGTGTTTGTCAATGCAGTTGGTTTTTTGCGTGTCCGGAGGAGTGGCCTTGCTGCTAGCAGCAGCCAGTTCATTGATGTGTTAGATGATACGAGGATACATCCAGAATCCTATGGTCTCGCACAGGAGTTGGCAAAAGTTGTTTATGAAAAGGACAGTGGTGATGCAAACGACGATGACGATGCATTAGAGATGGCAATAGAATATGTTAGAGAGCGGCCTAATTTATTGAAAACATTTGcttttgatttgtattttaaagaCAATAAGCGGGACAACAAGAAGGAGACTTTCAAAGATATAAAAATGGAACTGATACAAGGTTTCCAGGATTGGCGTAAACAGTATAAAGAACCAACCCAGGACGAGGAATTTTATATGATTTCAGGTGAAACTGAGGATACCCTTGCTGAAGGGAGAGTTGTACAAGCCACGGTTCGCAGGGTGGTTGGTGGAAAGGCAATATGTGCACTGGAAACTGGTCTGACTGGGATTCTTACGAAGGAGGACTATGCTGATGATTGGAGGGATATACCTGAGTTGTCTGACAAGCTGCGCGAAGATGATATACTGACTTGCAAgatcaaatcaattcaaaagaaTAGATATCAAGTGTTCTTGGTTTGCAAAGACAGTGAGATGAGAAGTAACCGATATCGGCAGGTACAAAACCTTGATCTCTATTTTCATGAAGACCAAAGCAGTATGAGGAGTGAGCAGGAGAAGGTTCGCAAAGAGAGGGAGCTTGCAAAGAAACATTTTAAGCCTAGAATGATTGTTCATCCACGCTTCCAGAATATAACTGCTGATGAAGCCATGGAGGTACCTTCTTGATGCCTTATAATTGTATACTATTGGTCACATGTTTAATAGATCAAATCGGATTGTGAAAACTATCTTCCCATATGGTTCAATTGGAattcttaaaaagaaattttgcattattttcatttctgcCTTGTTGCTTGATTCCTCTTCATCTGTATTCACATGACCTGGGGTTGGATTCTACCTATATTTTGCTTTGGATTAGCATTATACTCTGAAAATCTTCATCAAAATtggtttgtttctctttttcacAATTGTTTGTTAAATctaaatttagtttttctttaatattttttttcttgcagttCTTATCCGACAAGGATCCCGGAGAAAGTATTATTCGTCCTAGTTCTCGTGGACCTTCGTATTTAACTTTAACTCTTAAAGTTTATGATGGAGTTTATGCTCACAAAGACATAGTCGAAGGGGGGAAGGAACACAAAGATATCACAAGTTTACTTCGTATTGGGAAGACATTGAAAATAGGAGAGGATTCTTTTGAGGATTTGGATGAggttggtttcttttatttcagcTTCTCAGTTCAAAGGCTTCTCTTGTAATTTGTGTAATCATTACAggagttggaaaaaaagaacacaacGTGTTATGGTTGCTCTTGCATATTCCATTGCGATGAATAAACACTTGTTCTCTTGTCCCTCATTTCTTGATATTGCTAGATCAGTGTTGACTTTGTTTTGGATGTAGGTAATGGACCGCTATGTTGATCCCTTGGTGGGCCATCTAAAGTCAATGCTAAATTATCGCAAGTTCAGAAGTGGCACTAAAGCAGAAGTTGATGAGCTCCTAAGGATTGAGAAATCACAACAGCCTACTAGGATAGTTTATTCGTTTGGCATTTCTCATGAACACCCAGGGACTTTCATTCTCACTTATATAAGGAGTACAAATCCACATCACGAGTATGTTGGTCTATATCCTAAGGGATTCAAGTTTCGAAAGCGCATGTTTGAGGACATTGACCGGCTTGTGGCATATTTTCAAAAGCATATA of Populus trichocarpa isolate Nisqually-1 chromosome 16, P.trichocarpa_v4.1, whole genome shotgun sequence contains these proteins:
- the LOC7464055 gene encoding transcription elongation factor SPT6 homolog isoform X2 — its product is MGKNVVSDEDEVEFEDEEREPVDGDRIDRRRHHDDDDDEDEGQDEYEKDDFIVDDVEEEEEADEEEERADSDEERLKKKKKKKKREAEDVLDEDDYELLRDNNVYHHRPKDSKKFKRLKKAQRDSDEDLSDDEFDGSGKGGRTAEEKLKRSLFGDDEGVPLEDMPEEEEQEEVEEDADIGDEDEMADFIVDEDDEDGTLVRRKKLKKKKSRQASGASSSALQEAQEIFGDVDELIQMRKQGLESSEWRERRLEDEFEPTVLFEKYMTEKDDQIRMIDIPERMQVSEESTGPPPLDDFSILEESNWLYSQIASGTVPLFAKNGLFINKDDVTRFLELHHIQKLDIPFIAMYRKEECLSLLKDPDQHEDNENYDDTDKNPTFKWHKVLWAIQDLDRKWLLLQKRKSALNSYYNKRFEEESRRIYDETRLNLNQQLFESILKSLKTAESEREVDDVDAKFNLHFPPGEVGADEGQYKRPMRRSQYSICSKAGLWEVASKFGYSAEQLGMQLSLLKMEDELQDAKETPEEMASNFTCAMFESPQTVLKGARHMAAVEISCEPCVRRYVRFIFMDNAVVSTSPTADGNAAIDSFHQFAGVKWLREKPIKMFEDAQWLLIQKAEEEKLLQVTVKLPQKVMDQLIEDCNGRYLSVGVSKYAQLWNEQRSLILKDALFGFLLPSMEKEARSLLASRAKNWLLYEYGKVLWNKVSVGPYQRKESDVSMDDEAAPRVMACCWGPGKPATTFVMLDSSGEVLDVLYTGSLTLRSQNVNDQQRKKNDQQRVLKFMTDHQPHVVVLGAAHLSCTKLKDDIYEIIFKMVEENPRDVGHEMDELSVVYGDESLPRLYENSRISSDQLPGQSGIVKRAVALGRCLQNPLAMVATLCGPAREILSWKLNPLENFLTPDEKYLVIEQVMVDATNQVGLDINLATSHEWLFAPLQFISGLGPRKAASLQRSLVRTGAIFTRKDFVTAHGLGKKVFVNAVGFLRVRRSGLAASSSQFIDVLDDTRIHPESYGLAQELAKVVYEKDSGDANDDDDALEMAIEYVRERPNLLKTFAFDLYFKDNKRDNKKETFKDIKMELIQGFQDWRKQYKEPTQDEEFYMISGETEDTLAEGRVVQATVRRVVGGKAICALETGLTGILTKEDYADDWRDIPELSDKLREDDILTCKIKSIQKNRYQVFLVCKDSEMRSNRYRQVQNLDLYFHEDQSSMRSEQEKVRKERELAKKHFKPRMIVHPRFQNITADEAMEFLSDKDPGESIIRPSSRGPSYLTLTLKVYDGVYAHKDIVEGGKEHKDITSLLRIGKTLKIGEDSFEDLDEVMDRYVDPLVGHLKSMLNYRKFRSGTKAEVDELLRIEKSQQPTRIVYSFGISHEHPGTFILTYIRSTNPHHEYVGLYPKGFKFRKRMFEDIDRLVAYFQKHIDDPLHESAPSIRSVAAMVPMRSPATRGSSWGGSTDEDGWRGQSFDRDRSSGPGSRTGRNDYRSGGSRDGHQNGPPRPFSGRGRGRGSYNSTRGNNSGNERQDSGYDKPRWDSGTKDNDEGWGSFPGAKVQNSPGREAFPGGWGTGASGGDNGGRGHGNGGDTDSGNAGWGNTSLKRDSAQGGWGAGGGGSGGGDSGHGTGGGGTDNGNSGWGNSSKKGGTQSGWGSGGRGGGGDVGQGSGGVTDDGKWGTASKRDSSQSQADNGWSGGGGGW